The region TAAGATAGTATGCACTCATGTTATTTTCGAGAGAGGATTTTAGCTATGGTCTCATATAAAACCAGGCACCGCCCAAAGGACTTGAGTCTTCTGTATAAGCAAACTGCAATAAGAAAGTGGATGTATCCTTATGGCATCCAGATAATGAATCTATATCTTACACCTCAACGCGTTGTCTTCAATGATTATGCAGCATTAGCCTGTGAGGCTCAATGAGCCAAATAAATGTAGCTTAGCCTTTGCAACACTTCGCTGGCATGGGTGACGTGTGGATTTCGACTTTAGAGACAAACCCATTGACTGGGATGAAATGGTGATGTGTCAGCATGACGATGGGATCTGGCGTCGagtgcgtttttttttttttttttttttggtaacaaATTGACGTTTGGCGCGTGCCGTGCATTGAGCCTGCTACGGGAGGAGGAACAACACGTCAGCACTCCAGATCATTCAGACTGTCCAGACACCTTAAAATTGTATGAGAGCGAGAGACGAGCACAGCTCATTAACAATTTTATAGATAATTTATTATAATCCGTATATTTAGGCTTATTTacgttttttatgttttcaaatattGATCCAAACTAAACTAGACCCGTTCTACGTAGGGGCGCCTGCTGGATGGCAAGGTGATTGATTCCTCCCTGTCTCGTGACCCCTTGGTTGTAGAACTAGGGAAGCGGACGGTCATCTCAGGTATGTGTAGTGGCTGCGTGTTGCTTCTTTGAGTAGGTAAGGAAAAGAGCAGTAGTAAGATGACACTAGAATTCATGTGCGTTGTCACAGCTTTGCATTCGAGCATGATTTACAGTATTGAGTTTGGTTCTTTATTTTACTACCGTCCAAGAATGGCCTTGTTGCAATGCACAGTGCTCAAAAGTGGACACTTATTTTAATAGAATCGGTTTCTCAAGAAGTATCAACATGTTATTTATGTGACAGGCTTAGAGCAAGCCCTGGTTGGCCTCTGTGAAGGGTAAGCATCAAACTCTGATTTTAATCTATGTATTTATGGAAGAATCAGTGTTGCTTTAAAGGAAATaatataaatttgattttatatgtTGAGGAACTTCAACAGCTAAGATCAGGCATAGTTTCACTGAAACTACATTCTACCATGTTGGGTTTCTGGTCCAATGTGATTTAATAATGTAACTTTTACCTGATCTTTTTCATGTGCCAATGTGTATAATTTCTTTCTTCTCAGACAAAAAATCAAGGTCACCATTCCAGCACATCTAGCATATGGAAAACGAGGATACCCTCCTACTATCCCAGGTACCATGGCAACACTCTTACCCTGCCACTGAAACATAGCAGAAATATGACACCTCTGAGATTATGTGAAATACATTATTACACATTAACTtcaacatgtgtttttgtggaaCAATGCTGTACAAGTATGAATGCCAAGATCTTAAGTACATGCAAGACAGATTTAGTTGCTACACACTTCCAGGAGCAGGACTGTGCTATACAGTCCTTCAAATCTCATAAATCTAGATaggtttatttatacagtgtgttctcagactgaaaaaaaatgtagggCCAATGACATGGCCAAACAATATACACAAAACTATGTATGATAATTAGCATCTAGCGAACATTTACAGACTGTACATAGGTGCTGGGACACCTGCCACATCAACATAACTATTAATTACCGATATGAGCAAATAGCACTGTGCAAAATAagttttttaattgcatttttctCAAACTCACGGTCATTTTACAGCAATATTCAACATGTAGAACAAATAAGACACTACAGCTGTGAATGCTAGTGTATTGGACAAATATGACTAAGTGATCTGCCACCCACAAAGGAGAGTCTAAATGTAGGGACCACAAGTAAGCCAGAACTAGAAGTGTGGCAAGGATATATGGATAAAGCTGAGCAACAtgtttaacaaaatattcaagGGAAAGCCCGGGAAGGGTTTTTTATCAAGTTATTTTGCAAGGATGAGACAAGTAACCAGTGCAGTTAATAGATTCAGTGATGTGATCATTTGGTGTATGTAAGAACTGTTGAGAACTTGCTGAGTATTGGCTGTACTGTAGTCTGGCTAAGGTTTTTGAAGGGGATACCAATAAAATGGGTGTTACAGTATTCAAGAACATTTGAGGCATGGAACAGTTTATGCTTCTGTTATGACACAGAGGTGAACAATGTTGTAAAAAGGGTGAAAAAAATGCTTGTTAAAAATTCTGACGAGTTTAAAAAGTTACAAATAGAATGAGAGCGTTTCAGAAGaactttatttttcaattaGCAGTGCTTTGATGTTACTTTCCATAATTATGAGAATACTGGAGTTTATCCAGTGTTTCATGCCTTCATACTATCAGGACTATTAGGATTCAGACTATTAGGAAGGTTGGTTGGCTGTAATATATTGTTACTAATTCATGTCTTTTTTCATCAgtaaagcaatgaaaacaaaGGCTGTAAGAGTGTAATTTGACCAAGGAAATTCTAGACTCTTTACAAAGAAAGGGAAATTTGATATTACTTTGTAGTAATTTGACCCAGTAGGAGCTTTACCAGATTTCTGAAGAACTAGATGTTCTTTAGATCTAATGGAAAACTGATATCTTGCCTCTGACAGTTTATCAGATAGAAACTGAAGGCTGAGAGATCACACAGACAAGTTTTTAACAACGGGGGTAGGCCCAGGATCTAATTGATGGGATAAATAAGGTAATTGAAATAAACTTTGTAATAGAGGATATGCTGGTGGGAGTGAAGCTGGACAGAAAATAAACAGGGTGTTCAGGAAAATTCCATGTAGGGGAGCAGAGAAAACTTGATAGaaacaatttattttgaaaGAGGTAAGGAATTAATCACACAAAGTTAAAAGCAATAATTACAGGGAGCTAGATTAGTTTATTTACTTAGTTTGCCACAAatattatcatttaaaaataaaggaaaaataggATGAGCAAATATTCAAGGAAATAGCCCATATATAGGCTAAATAAGGCCAATTTACAGTGCAACTAAAGGTATCAACCAATAACCTTCATGACCTTGAGCTCATAAATGGAACCATGGAAAGGAGTGGGAGGTGGATACCAGCCAAATCTTAATGGGAGCATGTTCACCTAGATTATTGGTGTTTTTCTCTATTCCAAAACCCCCAATTCGACGTATAAATAAGGCAGAAATACAAAGCTGAAAAGTTTAGGCATCTTAAATCACTTAAAATATTGTACTATTGTAATTACAGAACTAAGACAACTTTAGGATGTTCTTAACAACTTTGAAGTGGAGGAAAACACTGAATCATTATTACACTCATCAGTCCTTGATCTTTCTCTGTGCAGGTGACTCTGTTCTGGAGTTTGAGGTGGAAGTGGTTTCTCTGACACAGCAGACTCCTTGGCAAAAGCTGGTGAATGACATCTTTCCCCTTGTGTGCCTGGCATTAGTGCCCACTTTATTGGGACTTGTGGGTATATACCTCTACAACAAGGCCAAAGCACAACCTCAAGGGAGGAAGAAGAGCAAGGACAAGAAGAGTAAGAAGAAATGAGAAGGACATGAAAGGAAGaataaactatttaaataaaaaatagaaaatgtgaaaaaaagtTGCTTGGAGTGCAGTCCTTGCGACAGTTCCCTTTATGTCAAtttgttgttaattttgtttacttgatatcacagaaaaatataatctagctcaaaaataattttttaaggCGTTGAACATCATGATcctgatttttttaaactacaggAAGTAAAGGCAGTCTAATGTCCAAAATATGCATTACAGTATAatgtctaaatatttttaagtgtgACGTTCATACTATTTGACTTCTTGACTTGTAATGTGACTCTTTTACATTCACATTGTCATTACACGTGTCCTGgaaaatttatttgtttaaatatttggtaTCTATATGGTACATAGTAACCAACTTTGTCTTTCgtacaatattttatatttgctcatagctgcatgtatatatgtgtgtaatttcTCTACAATGTGTGCTCCACCACATGAGCAGCTTCTATCACTGTATGccgcttgtgtgtttgtgcatctgaAGTAGTTGATGCTTGTAGTGACTGGCGGGACACTATGAGAAGTGGATTCCGCTGTCGTAAGATCTCGTCGCTAACAGAGATGCCATCCAGGTACTGCTTGAGAAGAACCCTCAACTGCTGGTTCTCCTGCACTAAAGCCACCTTGTCCTGTTCTAGGCACAAACGCTCCAGGAGAACCTTGTTGTAACGCTGCCAAAACTTTTCCAGAATGGTATAGTCCAGCATTGCCTAACATAAAAGGAGATGTGAAAAGTCAAAGATGAAACTCAAGGAAGACATGAGATAATGGTTCTGTGCTATTCTAGAAGTCTTAGGTAGTAACCTTTGGTATAAATGCCACTACAAAATTGCAAGCCTGCTGTGCTTTGAAAGTCAGTAGGCTGGGAGTGATGCAGTGTACTGTTAGAGGTATCACACAATAATGACCGTAAGACGATACTTGGAGCGTATGGAGTATACCCGTGCCAGTTCTTCAGATGGTTCCTCCATAGCATGTGCTCTCTCCTGACTCAACTCCTCAGCACTTAAAGATGATGTGTAGAACGGAAGCAccttctcttgctctgtctccaGTTTGCGACACATTTCAGCTAGACGCAACAGTTTCTCACCCTGGGGgcaaaaaacaaagaagtgtGTCGTGGGTCAAGTTACTTGGCATGCTTgatttgttttgggggttttctgtctgaaatgtccctGGAGTCCCTATTTGAGGTATGACCACTACACTCAGAGAAGCTGTTGAGCCTCAACAGGTAGTGAGCATGAGTACagtaatgaatgtgtgtaaCTACCTTTCCTATGATGTCTTGTAGTTTGTTGATGGTTTTACTGCTGTGCATGGTGAGGTTAGCTAACTGTCTCCTCTCAGCTGCTCGAGCCAGACTGAACTTAGCCTTGAGCTGTTGGACTTTATGGGTAACCTCCTCTCGAGCTGCACGGAGACCATGTACAGACACCTCGCATTCCCTCTGACTGGAGCTCAGCTGAAAACGCAGAGCACTGATGGAGTcctgcatgcacaaacacacagcacacagttctGTGAATATGAAAACAGCTTAATATACAAATTTTGGAGCTAGATCATGCAAGGTCATTTTACGGCATTAAATTCATTATGCACAATAACTTGCATTTACAGGGCATGCTATAAATATACACCATTTTAAAATCTTGTAGTGATGTGCTTCTCCCTGTCTGACCTGCATTTTCTGCAAGCGTCTCATCTGCGAGTCTATCTCCTGAGCACTGTGCTCATCTCTGGCACGGAGTGACTCGAAAGCGACGCGGCGGTCCTTGGTGGCCTCGCTGTAGTTGTGTAGCACCTGCTGCAACTGCTTCTGGAGCTCCTCCATGGTGCCTTCCAGCTGCAAACGTAACACATTCTCTATGAGTGAGACACCACACCCCTCTCCTCCCACCTGAACAATCTGGCCTACTATAACTCTGCTGTGTCTACATCATTTACCAGTACCTTGTTTTTGATGTCATCTCGGGTGCTCTGATAGTCCTGCCGGACCTCGCTGTCTATTTCAGCATAGCGCTGCTCCATGGCAAAAGTAACATCCTCTAGATATGCAGTTTCTTGCTTCTGTAGCATCAAAATCTGTTCCCTGAAAAAGTAATACAGTTAAAGCACTAGACTGAGTTAGTTTGAATGCCCTGCAAAAAAAAGGCATGTACACATTCAACTTACAAACAAGATGAAGTGGAAGATGTTGAGGATAAAATATGTGTCTACCTCTCAACATTGTATTCAGTGTTGAGGTCCTCAAGACCAGTGTCCCACTCTAATGCTAATGCAGCCAGTCGCCCCTTCTGGAGCTCCAGCAGGCGATCCATGCTCTGGAGATGAGCCCTAAGTGCGAGAGCTGACTGCTGCTCTGCTTCACTCATATCACACACCAAAGACtgcaaaacatacacatgcCCAGTCATGGAAGCAGTGTTTTTGGAGGACTCTGATGCAGTcttttacaaaaacaatcaCTCATGCTGATAGTCATTAGGGGAGAATACATTAGATAAAACAAAGATATCTGTCAGTCTACAGATGGTGTTCTGGtgtttcataaaaatgttttattgttctgtatatttttattatttaaaaatactaagTGATTGCCCTTGgacaaattaaatgtattttccaCCAgactgttctttttatttttttggttgttgtcaCGGTACGACctctcctcccaaatgtctccccgtgtgtgtgtgtgtgtgtgttcgtccgtgtggccatgccctccctatgctccacacctgctccttgttgtgtcattagtatgcatgtataaaagtctatcgtTTACGTGTTACAATTGTCCGTGTTTAACCCTCATAGCCTGCATGCTATGTTTCCGtgttatgtgttaataaacttatgtctttgttttacgtgactcgtccccgcattcTGCTTAGCCTCGTCATTACAGAAACTCCAACTgacgaaggatgcctgggaaggggagcaaaaaaaggaaggaaggaatgcCCTTCCACAACCCTCGCAGAAAGACACTCCAtaatcctggcctcactccatacTCCCACAGTGAGGGAGAAGGCCAATGGTGAATTTTGGGGAGGGCCTGTGTATGAtccagggtcggactctgcGGAGTCCTACAGACCACAGCCAGACTATGGGGAGCAGTACTGAAaagtggactccgctgggtctTACAACCCCTATATGGACTACTATGAGGGTTATGCGgattatggagagagaggggagtgcaGTGACATTAGTCTGCGGTCGGACTTGGGGTTCGATTCTGTGGAGGATCCaccaatggaggtggaggaggtcctctatggggatcctCTCACTGACAGTGATGTGGAATCTGCAGTCTTCAGGAGCGAGGAGCCTCTGGCACCTAAAATACTGCCCAAGGCTCTGCCCCGGGGCTGCCGCTCAGGAACAAGCAAGCCGTCCCATGCGGCACACAGAGGTGACCTCGTTTGAAGAGGAAACTCCCTCCACTAGGGCACACAGCCCTGGAACTTGTGCGCCAGTACCGAAGCCTCGCAGATGCAAGAAGGAAgtgacaccagtgcccaccccagagacaggcaaaataGCTTCTGCGCTTCCTGATACGGGTGTGCAGAAGTCACCGCCCCCCAAATTGGTGCGGGGCGACCCCCCACAGACAGGTTGGACTTCAGCCCAGCCAACGACTGGGGAACAGCCTGGGGCTCTTGCCGGCTTTCCCAGACTCTTTAACATTCCTCAGTGTAGTTTTGTACCTCTCCCTATCACGCTGTCTGTGCCAGtcgctttgtccccctttgtgtcagtgcctgtaTCTTTCAGTGTGTCTATTCCTATGTTTGTTgtcatcctggtccctgtccttcccccatCTGTCCTGCTTGCGCTGGCCCATGTTGGTTCGCTTAGTCCTCCGTCTATGTCATTTGGTGTTGGCTTCGGGGCCATAGCCTAATAGGCTGGCACGCAAGGAGTCGCACCGTTGGGGAGGCggtctgtcacggtacggcccctcctcccaaatgtgcatgtgtgtgtttgtccgtgtggccacgccctccctgtactccacacctgcacctcattgtgtcattagtatgcgtgtataaaagtctatcgCTTATGTGTTacgtttgtctgtgtttaacccTCATAGCCTATGTGCTATGTTTCtgtgttatgtgttaataaacttatgtctgttttatgtgactcgtccccgcattcTGATTAGCCTCCTAGTTacagttgtttgttgtttcaTGCTCAGTATTCCTATTACCCTGTTTGAAGAACAGTTGAGTAAGGTTAAGAAGGGAGGAACTCAAAATTGTGAACCACTTAAATAATTCAGCAGGCAGGCTTATTCCAGTGAATCCAGTGGTTACTATTACATTTCTAGATAAAGTAAGGTGTCGTTGAAACTGTTGGATGGCTAATACAGATTCAGGTGTGCCAGCTCACCTTAATGACGCTGTCCTTGCGGTCTAGGACTCTCTCAAAGGTCTGAATGAGTATTTCAATATCAGTGCGCAGCTCGACGGCACGCGTCTGGCGCAGGACAGCACGCCACTGTTGCATCAACTTGTGCCGGTTTACTGTGCTGTTCCGCTCTTCCTTCTGCAGCTTATCctaccaagcacacacactatcaaagcTTGACTGAATAACATCATAGCCACGGCAACATATTAGTTTACATTGTTTAAAAAGattgagtttttaaaaatcaaaatgtgtaattatatatatcaGGTGTAACcgtatagtttatatatatatgtttaaacaGTCATATAGTCATCAAGcaaagcacgcacacacacaccttgagaAACTGAGTGAGCatgtcttcttttcttttagCCATTTCCTCCTCAGCCCGAGCCTTCTGCTGCATGTACACgagtctctcctcctctgtcatcGCTGCCTGCTTTCctcctcccttcttccctttcttcGGCATAACTGCGCTGCTTCAACACTTTGCTTTCCGAAGACAAAACATTATATTGCTAAACTAAGTTACAGTCAACAGCCTATTACTTCgttaaatttttaataaaaataaacaagcaacaCTTGCTAAACATAATTAGCAGCAATTCAAAAATAATCCAAACTGGTTATAAagattatttctttctttatttaaaaagcaataataaaGCAGCtaagttaggttagctaactagtatCTAAACACAGTAAAGTAACGTTAACAATTTGGAATGGCAGAGTTTAGCTTAACCTACTTACACAGTATTAGTATTAATTCAGTCTGACAAATCTGTATGCGTCCTTCGTTTCAGAAGAAATATGACTCGCAAGGTATGTGTGCCTCGATATAAAATTGACAAACGCATAACTGGCTAAATAAACGTGTAATAAACATGTAACATATGTTCGTTACGTTCGCTATCTGCTAGCTAAAATAAATTTCTTCATAGAGTGCTTCGGTTGATCGTTTCCAAGCAACAAGTAGGTTATAGCTAAATTGTTTCTGGTGGGTCCTAGCTTCTGACAAATTTGGTTCCTATTATCTAGTGGCTAAAGATTGCGCACAAACCCAGCCAACCTTGGGCTCCTCctatgcattacattttctaGCCTGTCTGAATTCTAAACCGGTAAATGTAATAACGGAACACAGACGTTGCCAGTCCACTTTTGCTATGTTCCAATGCATAACGCAAATAATTAACTCTCTGGTCCAAGTAGCTTAGTTTTGAACAGGAATACAACAAAAATGTGCTCTAACATTGGATTCCTGAGAACCTGATTTCGGACTAATATTTGGAGTTTATTGCTGcagcattattatttttcatacaataatgttgttgcttttttttttttttttttttttaaaaaagcaaaatttCACAACTGCATTTGGTTTATTGAGTTTTCCTGAATTTCTGTCAacttttttaaagactttaacTTTTACTCAGGTATCTCAAAATCTGCTAAATATAAAGCTCATGGCATCCAGGATGTAAATATTGTGCTGTACTTATAACTGTATTATAGGTGCTTTATTAGATAAATAGGTGTCAAATATATAAGTGTGTTCATTACGATACTTGATATTACTCTCATGGATCCCATGAACACTTGTCCCAGCATTGCCACACCCACCTCTTCCCACCATCATCTCTGATCTGTCTCTGAGTACTAAATATATGCACCTGTTGcctattctctccctctctgaactCTCCTATTTAAGCTCCCCTCACTCGCACTTTCACTGTTCAGTATTGCCATTCTCATCAGAAATACCAAGCTTTTCCTGTATGTGTTAGGTTTCCTGGTTTCCAAACTCTgcctattttacatttacatttacacttacatttatggaatttagcagacgctcttatccagagcgacttacaaaagtgctttgttatttactcatagaatatatccaagtacagtatagtaggttagaatcaaacataccaatgaactagaatactgtagaatacagggatgaatgctgatacctagaagtgcaaaatatatatggtctattttaaacaatgataagtgctataaacaataagtgctcttcagtctgcgtttgaagactgcaagggactctgctgtccagacagcaagcgggagttcattccaccatcttggagccaggacagaaaatagtctcgatgcttgtcgtccatgagacctgaagcaaggtatttcaagccgagacGTACTTGAGGTTATAaatactcgaggtacagatcgggcttgacctcatgtatgaaggggctggtccatttttggatttgtaggcaagcatcaaggttttaaatctgatgcgtgc is a window of Electrophorus electricus isolate fEleEle1 chromosome 3, fEleEle1.pri, whole genome shotgun sequence DNA encoding:
- the fkbp11 gene encoding peptidyl-prolyl cis-trans isomerase FKBP11, with translation MKLKSGILIVLFGAFIFATSEDSESEKNVEELVVETLVKPETCTITSVVGDTLAIHYTGRLLDGKVIDSSLSRDPLVVELGKRTVISGLEQALVGLCEGQKIKVTIPAHLAYGKRGYPPTIPGDSVLEFEVEVVSLTQQTPWQKLVNDIFPLVCLALVPTLLGLVGIYLYNKAKAQPQGRKKSKDKKSKKK
- the ccdc65 gene encoding dynein regulatory complex subunit 2 encodes the protein MPKKGKKGGGKQAAMTEEERLVYMQQKARAEEEMAKRKEDMLTQFLKDKLQKEERNSTVNRHKLMQQWRAVLRQTRAVELRTDIEILIQTFERVLDRKDSVIKSLVCDMSEAEQQSALALRAHLQSMDRLLELQKGRLAALALEWDTGLEDLNTEYNVEREQILMLQKQETAYLEDVTFAMEQRYAEIDSEVRQDYQSTRDDIKNKLEGTMEELQKQLQQVLHNYSEATKDRRVAFESLRARDEHSAQEIDSQMRRLQKMQDSISALRFQLSSSQRECEVSVHGLRAAREEVTHKVQQLKAKFSLARAAERRQLANLTMHSSKTINKLQDIIGKGEKLLRLAEMCRKLETEQEKVLPFYTSSLSAEELSQERAHAMEEPSEELARAMLDYTILEKFWQRYNKVLLERLCLEQDKVALVQENQQLRVLLKQYLDGISVSDEILRQRNPLLIVSRQSLQASTTSDAQTHKRHTVIEAAHVVEHTL